From Rhodamnia argentea isolate NSW1041297 chromosome 10, ASM2092103v1, whole genome shotgun sequence, a single genomic window includes:
- the LOC115730573 gene encoding dirigent protein 19-like: protein MAITQTKLFLFSLIVSSTILTTKSELLSSKREKLTRFRLHVQNIIAGSNATVATVAQASMTNQSATLFGQVAVVDDVVTVDPETSSKNMGRVQGLVAFTSQSEMVLSMSMTFVFTEGKYNGSDLTVMGRNLLSLKVREMPIIGGTGLFRLARGYVRTSTYSSDLKKGLIVLVYDFYVYHY from the coding sequence ATGGCCATAACCCAAACGAagctctttctcttctctctcattgTTTCTTCCACCATACTCACCACGAAATCGGAACTCCTAAGTTCCAAGCGTGAGAAGCTCACTCGCTTTCGCCTGCACGTGCAGAACATAATCGCCGGGAGCAATGCCACCGTTGCAACCGTAGCCCAAGCATCGATGACCAATCAGTCTGCCACGTTATTCGGTCAAGTAGCAGTTGTCGATGATGTGGTCACCGTGGACCCCGAGACAAGCTCGAAGAACATGGGTAGGGTACAAGGCCTGGTGGCGTTCACATCCCAGAGCGAGATGGTCTTGTCGATGTCCATGACCTTCGTGTTCACGGAGGGAAAGTACAACGGGAGCGATCTGACTGTCATGGGGAGGAACTTGCTCTCGTTGAAGGTGAGGGAAATGCCTATCATAGGCGGAACTGGTCTTTTCCGGTTggctcggggttatgttcggaccagCACTTACTCATCCGACCTGAAGAAAGGATTGATCGTTCTTGTGTACGATTTCTATGTGTACCATTATTGA
- the LOC115732335 gene encoding dirigent protein 22-like yields the protein MAVCIAKLLVVVFSLLFLSTLLVSANSHTFARSLRPLELGLRKEKLSHLHFYFHDIVSGRNPTAVRVAEAQMTNSSATGFGAVVMIDDALTEGPEMSSKEVGRAQGIYALASQKDAGLLMVQNYVFTEGKYNGSTLSVLGRNAVFSSVRELPIVGGSGLFRFARGYAEAKTLTFDLKTGDAVVQYNVYVFHY from the coding sequence atgGCTGTTTGCATCGCAAAGCtcctcgtcgtcgtcttctctctcctctttctgtCGACCCTTTTGGTCTCCGCGAACTCGCATACCTTCGCGCGGAGCCTCCGCCCGCTAGAACTCGGGCTCAGGAAGGAGAAGCTCAGCCACCTCCACTTCTACTTCCACGACATTGTGAGCGGGCGCAACCCCACCGCCGTGCGCGTCGCCGAGGCCCAGATGACCAACTCATCCGCCACGGGGTTTGGCGCCGTGGTCATGATCGACGACGCGCTGACCGAGGGCCCCGAGATGAGCTCGAAGGAGGTCGGCCGGGCCCAGGGGATCTACGCCCTGGCGTCGCAGAAGGACGCCGGCCTGCTCATGGTGCAGAACTACGTGTTCACCGAGGGTAAGTACAACGGGAGCACGCTGAGCGTGCTGGGCCGGAATGCGGTGTTCTCCAGCGTGCGGGAGTTGCCGATCGTCGGCGGGAGTGGGCTCTTCCGGTTCGCCCGCGGGTACGCTGAGGCAAAGACGCTCACGTTCGACCTCAAGACCGGGGACGCGGTCGTGCAGTACAATGTTTATGTCTTCCATTATTGA
- the LOC115730845 gene encoding dirigent protein 22-like: MALCITKLVIFSLLFTSAIFRAANSRTFSRSLLPREHRLRNEKLSHLHFYFHDIVSGRNPTAVLVAEAKMTNTSATRFGSVFVIDDPLTERPEMSSKMVGRAQGIYSSASLNDIGLLMVQNYVFTEGKYNGSTLSILGRNAVLSSVREMPIVGGSGLFRFASGYAQARTHTVNFQTGDAVVEYNVYVLHY, from the coding sequence atgGCTCTTTGCATCACAAAGCTcgtcatcttctctctcctctttacCTCCGCCATTTTTCGCGCCGCAAACTCTCGCACCTTCTCGCGAAGCCTCCTCCCTCGCGAGCACCGGCTCAGGAACGAGAAGCTGAGCCACCTACACTTCTACTTCCACGACATTGTGAGTGGCCGCAACCCGACTGCCGTGCTTGTTGCCGAGGCCAAGATGACCAACACTTCGGCCACCAGGTTCGGCTCGGTTTTTGTGATCGATGACCCGTTGACCGAACGCCCCGAAATGAGCTCCAAGATGGTCGGCCGGGCTCAGGGAATCTATTCGTCTGCCTCGCTCAACGACATCGGACTGCTGATGGTGCAGAACTACGTGTTCACCGAAGGGAAGTACAACGGGAGCACCCTGAGCATCCTTGGTCGGAACGCAGTGCTCTCCAGCGTGAGGGAGATGCCAATCGTCGGTGGGAGCGGGCTCTTCCGGTTCGCAAGCGGGTACGCTCAGGCAAGGACGCACACGGTCAACTTCCAGACCGGGGATGCCGTGGTGGAGTACAACGTTTACGTCCTCCATTATTGA